The DNA window ttttttgggattaaaattattaatgagTTCTATTAATCGATAGATTCggcttatatataattatttcccttatatctaaaaaaatatgctcaaaaaaaatagtaaattttacagtatttttattttaaatacttataatccataaaatttaaataatatattttctccatggataataaaattacacaTCATACACATTAATCCATTACTTGgcaaaatatgtattttatttacaattaaaaaaaaataattcatttaaaaaaaaaaaaaattgccttattattcttattcgtactttgtttaatatagtactatatatctatgttaaataaaaaaactatgGAGCTTTtctgtctttttttttttattattttaactgCATTTAATTTAACTTCAACTTTAGTTACGaacatgtaaaaaattaaaattcacaattaaaaaaactcAAAGAactgtaaataaataaccaTATGGTTAAAAAACTATTTATGGAGAACAAAATGTTCAATTTAGTACtttacaatttaaaaattcttttaacgAAAacgtacacacatacatatgggGAACAAGAATACTACAAAAGTTCTAACACTTAAACGTTTTCATTAACTTTTTAATACAAACTTAATTACATACTACtcgtataaaaaaaagggctcaacgagaaaaaaattatttagcactcacaattatttatatatatttaaggacgttcaagaaaaaatcattaaaatattaatggaaaaataatGCTCTATACATTATGCCGAGAGGAGAAGCGATGAAAATCTGGTATCAGTTTTTATCTTCAGTAGTCgagttttctttttctttaactTCAGGTTTTTTATGGCTTGAATCTTCTggattaaaatatattggaTCTAGAGGTTCAAAATGACTTGGTTTTTCTGATTTTTTATGGCTTGGATCTTCTggattaaaatatattggaTCTAGAGGTTCAAAATGGCTTGGTTTTTCTGATTTTTTATGGCTTGGATCTTCTggattaaaatatattggaTCTAGAGGTTCAAAATGGCTTGGTTTTTCTGATTTTTTATGGCTCGGATCTTCTggattaaaatatattggaTCTAAAGGTTCAAAATGACTTGGTTTTTCTGATTTTTTATGGCTTGGATCTTCGGGTGCTACGGGTAAGACCTTGGATGGTACTACTATTTTGGATGTTCTTAATACATCAAGAAGGAAATTCTCTACTGAACTAACAACACCATCTACCATTTTTTCGGAAAGTTTTACACTTCTACCTTTTTCTATAGAACctaaaagtttttttatttcagcTGCATTATGacacattttctttttctcttcctCTGTTTTTAGTTTATCTACCTTAGCAGACATTTCCTCATCTAATCTTTGTTCAACCCAAAAATATTTCTGTGCTTGTTTGCAATATTCTTCTGttaaaatgttttccatTACAATCAAATTAAGACGTCTTTTTATTCTGCTAACACAGTTATTCTTGGATTCGTCGTCAACAAATTTATATCCATACTTACCTTCATATTCATTAAGAATTTCTAATATCTTTTCAGTTTTCTCAATTTCTAAAAATAGTTTTGCTTTATCAGCACCATTTGgcaataatttatacaaaatgtCATTTGAAGCATGAAACTCTACATCTCCAAGTTTCTTAACTTCTTCCTTAACTCCGCCATTCTTCAAATgatcatatgtatatgcataagGTAAAGCATTTTctgtttttaaatttagtCCCTTCTTCTCGGCTTCCTTCATGCATCCAGCTGCGCACTTAAAAAGTGcgtatataacaaaaatttggatttgcataaatgtatatatattcatagcGAACAATAAATTTGTTCCTTAAAAATTTAGGAATTcgcaaataaaaataaatttattattttctaaaagCAAATGTGCTAAAATAATGCAATGCACTTATACgtatgatttattttatttataaacttTCCGGGcgtatgtaaaaatatataatacacagtaataaaattaatacaataaaatataaaacttttattcgtttaaaggaaaaatattttttttaaaattcgtttaaaatttatattttcctatGGTTAAGAAAAAAGTTTATGTATTACactcttatatatataataagatatGTAGTTTTATATTGATGTATCCCCTATTTCGTTTAAATTCTTAAGTGAatcttaaaatttaaaataaaaataaaatttttttttttttgtgtcataaattaattacaatttaaaaaaaaaaataaaaacacattaatttttttttttttttaagtttaaattcttaatttattatgaGTTCTATTtcaacatatatttattttatatatattattctagtttttccaaaaaaaaaataagctcAAAAATGCgagcaaaatatataacatttttcctttatatatttctgaaCTAGATATATTACacttgtatttttctttatgatataataaaattgtgCATTAAATGTCTGCACTTCGTTTTAactagataaaaataatatatagtttataaACAAttggaaaaggaaaaaattcctttacaaatacaaatattactatttttttgattCCATTTTCAGTAATATAGTAGTAAATAACTAggttaaataagaaataaaagaccTTATTgctcttttttcattttttattaaatgagtGCACTTCGAACTTActttaaaaattcttaaaaacataaaattcaAGATTAAAAAAACTCAAAGAAAtgcaataaaatattattttgttaaaaaataaaatgcattatgaaaaaagtaaagtTAAATATACTATACAAATGTAtcaatatattcttaatgAAAAACTACACATTATAtaagtgaaataaaaaaaaattcaaaagtTCTCtgcacatttatattttctgtgCTGCTTTAATTCAAACtgaacataaatatgtaaaaaaaaaaaaaaaaagagcaacgaaaagagaaaaaaagtaatttaacACGTAcgacatattatatattttaaaaattgttagGAAAAAACTTTAAATTATTGAATGAAAAATAGTGATATACACATTATAAGTTGGCTTTGCAATCTAAGTTATGAATCGGTTTTTCTTATCATTAATCGAGTTTTCATAAGGGGGTTCACTATTTTTATGAGGTTTGTCTTCATGTTTTTCGGGTGACTGTTTACATTGTACTTTTTTTggattattttaaaacatctAAAAGGAAGGACACAAGTGTAGTAACATTATTGTATATCATTTCTTCTGAAAGTTTTATACTTATACCTTTTTCCAAAACACATATGAACCTTTTAATTTCAGATTTATTTTTGCtcattccttttttctcCTAACTTTTCTGcttatttagaaaaagagCCATTTCCTCATTAACTCTTTGTTTAATCCAAAAAAAATTCTCAGCCTGCTTGCAATATTCTTTTGTTAAAACATCTTCAATTACAATAAAACTCAggcatttttttattttaatgatacAGTTATTCCTGTATTCGTCATCATTAAATTCATACCCATACGTCACTGgaatttattcaaaaatatataaaatatttccagGTTTCtctaatttataaaatatttttcctttatcagcaccatatattaataattagcACAAAAAGTCAGTTGATGCATTAAACTCTACATTTCCAAGTTTTTTAATCTCTGTAACTTGACCAGTCATCATATAATCATACAAGTAGTCATAGGAAagcttttaataattatgaaatgtTACCATTCCATTATGTCTAGTATTAGGTGCTCTGAATTTCCAGCTGCACATTTAATAATTGCGTATAAGAGGAAAACATGGATTTGTAAAAAGGTATGCATATTCTTGGCTAAcaataaatttgtaaaagaaaaattaggAAGAACATgaatcaaaataaattttttttatttaagaatattaagCAAAATTCTCTAAAATAATGCActtaaatgttttatatgtgtacacatTCTGCAATAGTaggtaaataaattaactaGAATGCAgcaataaatttaaatgataaaataaagacttcagtattttaaagaaataaaatatatttttaatattcttaaaatttataattattcatgATTTATGAATAGAATTCATTTAGATGAAACcataatatgtaaattatatatgttgttCCATATTTCTAAGCCTTGTTTcaattgtaaaatattatgtttagtaatttttgaaaggaaaaaaaaatgattttcttttttattatgaattaattttcattttttttaaaaaagcaaaaatgaattattaactttttttctttttatatttgaattcttaattattgtaagtttttttattccatGATAGATgcctattatatatattattatggtTTCGCTAAAGATATATTCTGAAATATACTAGTAATGtaattaacatttttcttttaaatggATAGTTCTAGgcaagtaaaattatatcagTACAGTTACtgtatagtaaaataaaattatgcattAGATATATCTCCTTCACCTATTTATAGACAAGAAAATATATCCTTTATAAACAAttagaaaaggaaaacattcctttataaaatgcaaaattaCAGTTATATTTCTTCATATCGTTTAAAAGCACTtcgaaaaggaaaaaattccCTTATAAAGACAaataattactattttttttgttctattcTTATTATCTTactatatttctatattaaaCAAGAGATATGAGAAATCTATaactctttatttttattaaataactaCAGTTCACTTCAACTTAAGTTACGAATTCATAACATAAAATTCACAATTAAAATGACTCAATAagatattcaaaaaaaatatatgtggttaaaaaagaatgtataatgaatacatatcaattaaatacaattcaaaagaataaatttatttttaaggaaaactcacaaattatagaaatatggactataaacatatgtcaaatattccataaatttgatatttataatatcttCTCAATGAAGGTTTAACCGTGTATTATacatgtttaaaaaatagagatatacagatataaaaaaaactatttaaCCCTcacaattatttatgtagTTTAAGACGTGTTAGAAATaagtttaaattattaataggatactcgcattatatatattattcggAATGGATAGGAAAGGAAGAACTTGCATTCCCTTTTCTTGTCAGTAGTTCTGTTACTACCTGGATCTTCTGGTTTAATGGGTAAACTTTAGgattgtaaaattattttttacttcttaTTACATTATTGAGGAAGTTTTCAATTGTAATAACAGTACTGTCTTTAATTCAATCtggtaattttatatttctttttctaaaatacataaaagtctttttatttcatcgTCGTCATTACCCATTATCCTTTTACCTTCATCAGTTTTTTGCTTATCTACCTTAACGGA is part of the Plasmodium malariae genome assembly, chromosome: 14 genome and encodes:
- the PmUG01_14016600 gene encoding gamete antigen 27/25, putative — encoded protein: MKEAEKKGLNLKTENALPYAYTYDHLKNGGVKEEVKKLGDVEFHASNDILYKLLPNGADKAKLFLEIEKTEKILEILNEYEGKYGYKFVDDESKNNCVSRIKRRLNLIVMENILTEEYCKQAQKYFWVEQRLDEEMSAKVDKLKTEEEKKKMCHNAAEIKKLLGSIEKGRSVKLSEKMVDGVVSSVENFLLDVLRTSKIVVPSKVLPVAPEDPSHKKSEKPSHFEPLDPIYFNPEDPSHKKSEKPSHFEPLDPIYFNPEDPSHKKSEKPSHFEPLDPIYFNPEDPSHKKSEKPSHFEPLDPIYFNPEDSSHKKPEVKEKENSTTEDKN